The Gadus macrocephalus chromosome 21, ASM3116895v1 genome has a segment encoding these proteins:
- the LOC132449765 gene encoding 12-(S)-hydroxy-5,8,10,14-eicosatetraenoic acid receptor-like, which translates to MTNSNGSDGVVDHCNTGNNLTYQVLSWLMVGVFVFGLALNISVLYIFLFRFKFWKTNSVFLFNIVVADFLLMVCLPAKAYNYQKGLRRSTNKPLCQVMLFMLFINRGASIAFLTTLSIDRYFNVVHLGKRNCVKFLRKSPLISLLIWLLLLPLTIPTMVNSFECCNSHGRKVTDVSHNVTDTFRELVFFTQILIPFVILVYCTVRIVQRLRKKTVGDKTKLRRAVFLVTSVVIVFSVCFLPCTLARAVLLAIRLLDMQKVETQVVQVYDGLMVLSYIDCLLDPLLYCFCCSGFRDAYMEAFCPAVLMRRMPSFGNSTRTTTTTNSVGRIVNVPLVQK; encoded by the exons ATGACCAACTCTAACGGCAGCGATGGGGTTGTGGACCACTGCAACACCGGCAACAACCTCACGTACCAGGTCCTGTCCTGGCTTATGGttggagtgtttgtgtttggtctgGCTCTCAACATCTCAGTCCTATACATCTTCCTTTTCAG GTTCAAGTTCTGGAAGACCAACAGCGTGTTCCTCTTCAACATCGTAGTGGCCGACTTCCTGCTCATGGTGTGCCTGCCAGCCAAGGCCTACAACTACCAGAAAGGCCTCCGGCGCAGCACAAATAAGCCCCTATGCCAGGTCATGCTCTTCATGCTCTTCATAAACCGCGGGGCGAGCATCGCCTTCCTCACCACACTGTCCATCGACCGCTACTTCAATGTGGTGCACCTGGGCAAGAGGAACTGCGTCAAATTCCTCCGGAAGTCACCGTTGATTTCGCTGCTCAtttggctcctcctcctgccgctCACCATCCCCACCATGGTCAACAGCTTCGAGTGCTGCAACAGCCATGGGCGCAAAGTCACTGACGTCTCCCACAACGTCACAGACACTTTTAGAGAG TTAGTCTTCTTCACCCAGATCCTCATCCCCTTCGTCATCCTGGTGTACTGCACGGTACGCATCGTCCAGCGGCTGAGGAAGAAGACGGTGGGGGACAAGACCAAGCTGAGGAGGGCGGTGTTCCTGGTCACGTCAGTGGTCATCGTCTTCTCCGTTTGCTTCCTGCCCTGCACCTTGGCGAGGGCAGTACTGCTGGCCATACGTCTGCTGGATATGCAGAAGGTAGAGACCCAGGTGGTGCAGGTCTATGACGGTCTCATGGTCCTGTCCTACATCGACTGTCTGTTGGACCCTCTGCTCTACTGCTTCTGCTGCTCAGGCTTTAGGGACGCCTATATGGAGGCCTTCTGTCCAGCTGTGCTCATGAGGAGAATGCCCTCCTTTGGCAACAGCACGagaaccaccacaacaacaaactcTGTTGGGCGGATTGTCAATGTGCCGCTGGTGCAAAAGTGA